Part of the Hippopotamus amphibius kiboko isolate mHipAmp2 chromosome 7, mHipAmp2.hap2, whole genome shotgun sequence genome, GGCTTCTGCTTCAGGAGCTGTGAGCCCTTTTCGGGGTTAGAGTATCCACAGGGACATGAAGGCAGATCAAAGAGTCCTGCTTCACTTATAAACAGCTTcattcataatattaaaaattaaaattaaaatatcaattagaTTGGCAAGGATTGATGAATTTTTACGAACCAGTTGTGGGGAAACGTGCACATTGAAGGGGAGCTAAGTTGGAAGACTGGAAATTCCCTCCTAGGAAGGAAACGTGACACTGTGGCTCATAAATGCCCCAACTGTGGGGCGTCGTTAGAGAAGGGGTCCGTGTGTGCTAATATGGAAATGTCTATATTtgataaatggaaaaggaagtcaAAGAGTAATATGAACAGTGAAAATATAAGAAGGGGATCAGGTTATGTTCACACGCATGGGGAGTTTGCAGAAGGCATGCAGGAACCCACCGCCTGGACCCCGCGAGCTCCCGTCAGAGTGTTCCTGGAGCTGAGCCCTGTCTCCAGGAAGGAGACCCAGGTGTCAGCTTACAGACCACAGGCCCAAGGCAGCATTTCCACCtcaaggaggagagaagaaacaaaCTAAGGACAGATTCCTCTCGTGCTTCTGTCCCTTCACACAACCAGGAGAGCATGGCCTCCAGCAGACCCGGCCTCACACCCTTCATTTCCAGTCAGCTCACCTCACGGGAGATGTGAGGCCCACTGATTGAATATGCAGAGACACTACGTGCTACATAATTACCTGGACCACAGCCCCAGGTCACCTTGctctagtttttaaaatcaagatttaaaaaaaaatccacaattgACATCATTAATACAAGCAATTCCAACTTGTTGGAGGGTGAACGGAGGCAGGGCAGATTTGATGAGGGGTTGAATTGGGGAGGGCAGATAGGAAGAAGTCCAGAAAGCACCtctttatgtacatatatttttatttgtattcatattcatttatttcatgttttttttcctcaggagtGAGGGGTTCACGTGGTCCGTTGAGAATGGGGTCAGGTCAGGAGGAGGCAGGCTGTTCTGCAAGGTCTATGGTCCCCGCGTCATAAGCGCCCTTTCCGTTAAAAAAGGTGCTCCCCCTCAAGGCCTCTATGAGCTGCTGCAGTCGCTTGGCGAAAGAAAGGGCTTGGGGAGGTTTAGGGGAAGgctgtgggggggcagggggcgggggcggggggggagctGCGGGTTGGGGTCGGTTCCCTGCAGCGGGTCGCTGGGGTCTCTGGGAGAGAGGTGGTCGAGGAAGGTGTTGGACGTACCAAGGTGCGAGAGTAGAAGGCGGCCTGGAGGAGGGTCTGGCTGGGCGTGCTGGCgtggtgggagggggcggggggggccgcTGCACCATGTGCAGGGCGTTCGAGCCAATCTTGGAGGCGATCCAGCCCAGGTAGGGCCAGGTGGACGTGTAGACCCCAGGGCGCCGAGCGCGGGCGCAGCCTACCCCCCAGCTTGTGACTCCCACGACCACATAGCTGCTTTCCACGCTGTCTCTGCACATGAGAGGCCCGCCGCTGTCCCCCTGCCCAGAAGGACACAGAAGTCACTCTCTGCCtgagccccctgccctgcccagaaGGGCcatggactctgggagggcaATTTCTGCAGTCACGTGGGCTCCGGCTGCCATGCACACAGGCGGGTGTGGTGCAGTTTGAGGGGGTGCCAACAGCTTCTCTGGGGATGTGAGAAGGATGTGGATTGTCATGGGTTTccttgcagggagcagggaggatgAACAGACCTGTGCCCGTGCCTGTGGTTCTACGTGCGAACATGAACATGCGTGTACGAGTGGATCTGACTGCTTTGCGTTCTGGTGGAGAGAGTAAACATTCCCTCTGGAGCAGCGTTTGGATAATGTGACCTCTGCCTTAGGCGGGGACAAGGTTCTAAATATGGTGATGGATTCTTTGTAGGGGCAGCGGGTGGGTGTCACTTCCCAAGCTCACTGTGACTGCAGATGCTGGAAGACGGGATCAGGGAAATTTGCTCAGGGATCCAAAAAAGAGGTGTCCGCAAGGGCCTGGGCACCCGAAGGAAAGTTACCTGGCAGGTGTCAATCTTGCCTTCAGGATACCCTGCGCACACATTGGTTGAACGAATGCGCCCGTTGTACCACCTGGTCGAGTTACATAAGTCGAGGTCGATGATGTCCACACGTGCCTCCTGCAGTATAGGTGATGTCCTGGGGGCTACAGCCAGGCGACTCAGTGGTCAGTGATCACAGAAGACGTGTTCTGGGAAAacgctgcctccctccccccactgaaCCCCCATCATCCTGAAATACTCTCTTTAAACCTAAAATCCATGCAAGTCAATGCCCTCAGCTTCTCCTTATCCACTCCTGAAGGGAAGAAAACACACAGCTGGACGAGCCTATGACGGACaggagatggaggtggaggagagaggaagagagggaggaggcggAGGGTGGACAGACGGCAGATGGAGGATGGGTGGATGCCGCTGGAGAGTTGTGTGTGCTAACGGTAGATGATGGCTTTACGGAGGTTTGTTGACGTTACACAATTGTAACGAGGATGTGCTGAGCACTCACTAGGAATCATACAGGCTTCGTCCCATTCACTCCTCACAGCCACCT contains:
- the ACR gene encoding acrosin yields the protein MLPTAVLLVLAVSVVAKDNTTCDGPCGLRFRQNQRGGMRIVGGQEAALGAWPWMVSLQVFSYHNNRRFHACGGTLLNARWLLSAAHCFRNRPKATDWRLIFGAKEVVWGSSKPVKPPLQERFVEKIVLHEKYSPGSETNDIALVKITPPVPCGPFIGPGCLPQFSAGPPRIPQTCWVAGWGFLRENAPRTSPILQEARVDIIDLDLCNSTRWYNGRIRSTNVCAGYPEGKIDTCQGDSGGPLMCRDSVESSYVVVGVTSWGVGCARARRPGVYTSTWPYLGWIASKIGSNALHMVQRPPPPPPTTPARPARPSSRPPSTLAPWYVQHLPRPPLSQRPQRPAAGNRPQPAAPPPPPPPAPPQPSPKPPQALSFAKRLQQLIEALRGSTFFNGKGAYDAGTIDLAEQPASS